The following are encoded in a window of Balaenoptera ricei isolate mBalRic1 chromosome 1, mBalRic1.hap2, whole genome shotgun sequence genomic DNA:
- the SH2D5 gene encoding SH2 domain-containing protein 5: MQKAGAGGRRASDCGPAPHRPRCITKFAQYVGSFPVDDLDTQESAWLVQQQLWTLKDCPRRRAVILKFSLQGLKIYSGEGEVLLMAHALRRILYSTWCPADCQFAFMARNPRSPASKLFCHLFVGSQPGEVQILHLLLCRSFQLAHLSQHPEERARPEPCPGPVGDVPLKPLSGPGGTPGLAREPLGGDQLSRNINALVSFGRLPAEGPGGSGKEPPESESRGGARHARLGNPYCSPTLVRKKAIRSKVIRSGAYRACTYEMQLQLSAREAFPDAWEAWPRGPGGPPCLVESEGSLTENIWAFAGISRPSALALLRRDVLGAFLLWPEPGTSGQWCLSVRTQCGVVPHQVFRNHLGRYCVEHLPAEFPSLEALVEHHAGTERSLFCSLDMGRLNPGYEEQDCGPEGRLPPTLRPLGHAKSEAELQGLG; this comes from the exons ATGCAGAAGGCCGGGGCAGGGGGCCGGAGAGCCTCCGACTGCGGCCCTGCCCCTCACCGGCCCAGGTGCATCACCAAGTTTGCCCAG TACGTGGGCTCCTTCCCCGTGGACGACCTGGACACCCAGGAGAGCGCATGGCTGGTTCAGCAACAGCTGTGGACACTGAAg GACTGTCCCCGCCGCCGGGCTGTCATCCTGAAATTCAGCCTTCAGGGCCTCAAGATCTACAGCGGGGAGGGTGAG GTGCTCCTGATGGCTCACGCCCTGAGGCGCATACTCTACTCCACCTGGTGCCCAGCCGACTGCCAGTTTGCCTTCATGGCCCGAAATCCCCGGAGCCCGGCCAGCAAGCTCTTCTGCCACCTCTTTGTGGGCAGCCAGCCTGGAGAG gtcCAGATCCTGCACCTGCTGCTCTGCCGCTCCTTCCAGCTCGCTCACCTCTCGCAGCACCCTGAGGAACGGGCACGGCCTGAGCCCTGCCCGGGACCCGTAGGGGACGTGCCCCTGAAGCCCCTGTCCGGCCCTGGGGGCACCCCTGGCCTAGCACGGGAACCCCTCGGCGGTGATCAGCTCTCACGGAACATTAACGCGCTGGTCTCCTTCGGGCGGCTGCCAGCAGAGGGGCCTGGGGGCAGTGGG AAGGAGCCGCCGGAGTCGGAAAGCCGCGGGGGCGCCCGCCACGCCCGCCTGGGGAACCCGTACTGCTCGCCCACGCTGGTGCGCAAGAAGGCCATCCGCAGCAAGGTGATCCGCTCCGGGGCCTACCGCGCCTGCACCTACGAGATGCAGCTGCAGCTGTCGGCTCGGGAGGCCT TTCCTGACGCGTGGGAGGCCTGGCCCCGGGGTCCTGGGGGCCCCCCATGCCTGGTGGAGAGCGAGGGCAGCCTGACGGAGAACATCTGGGCTTTTGCTGGCATCTCCAG GCCCAGTGCCCTCGCCCTGCTGCGGAGAGACGTGCTTGGGGCCTTCCTGCTTTGGCCTGAGCCAGGCACCAGTGGCCAGTGGTGCCTGTCGGTGAGGACACAGTGCGGCGTGGTGCCCCACCAGGTCTTCCGGAACCACCTAGGCCGCTACTGCGTGGAG CACCTGCCGGCTGAGTTCCCCAGCCTGGAGGCCCTGGTGGAGCATCACGCTGGGACGGAGCGCAGCCTCTTCTGCTCCCTCGACATGGGCCGCCTGAACCCCGGCTACGAGGAGCAGGACTGCGGGCCCGAGGGCAGGCTTCCCCCGACTCTCCGGCCCCTTGGTCATGCCAAGTCCGAAGCAGAGCTGCAGGGCCTGGGCTAG